The Spirochaetota bacterium genome segment GAATAAGTAATAATAAACAAAAACAACAATATATGAATATATAGTTTTAATTTCATCTTATTATATTTATCGAAATATTTTTTTCTAAATTAAGTATAATGATATTTATCAACTTTTCAATAAAAATATTGATGAATAGTCATTAAATTATTGCTTTTTATTTATATATGAACGATACTTAATAACAGCTTGTGAATACGTGAGAGTAACCTGTTATATGAAGTGTAATTATTCATACTCTTCAATAACGTGTCACTCTTGTCAATAGGCAATCACCCTAAAATGCAGATCTGATTACCAATGGATGAGTTAAAAGATATTATTCCCACCTGAGGGAGAAGAGAATCTAAACACTATATTTGTCTATTAGTCGACTATTGCTTATCATAAATTAAATCTCAATACAATAGATTTTATGAGGCTAAAATGAAAAAAGATATTAAGTATGAGGAATTGTCTCAGGAAATAAAGAAAGAGATTAATAAATATTATAATATTGAAAAGGAAAAGAATAGTAAACTGGACTTTGGGAATGCAATGGTAGATTGGTTTAATGATCAGTTTGATCAATGGATAACCAAGAAGTACAATAAAAACAAAAACAGCAATCAAAGGCAGCATTATCGACTGGATATTGAACTCCCTGTTAGAATAGTTGAGACACTTATTGAATCCTCATCAGAGGAGCGTGATGCAATTGGGTTTGTTGGCACAATATTAAACATCAGCAAGGGTGGTT includes the following:
- a CDS encoding PilZ domain-containing protein, with translation MKKDIKYEELSQEIKKEINKYYNIEKEKNSKLDFGNAMVDWFNDQFDQWITKKYNKNKNSNQRQHYRLDIELPVRIVETLIESSSEERDAIGFVGTILNISKGGLYFKSDYPFESSSIIMVQIDLSEIDKELNDIEALAMVVRSEKLKLNNTYGIGVMFSSIYDEHKENLDLFIFKNVAYHIYPH